In Caulobacter segnis ATCC 21756, the sequence CATCCTCGCCGAGTTCGACGCCCTGCCTGGCCTGGCTCAGACCGCCGATCCGGTGAAGACGCCGATCCCGGGACAGATCGCCGGCCATGGCTGCGGCCACAACCTGTTCGGCGCCGCCTCGGTCGGCGCGGCCGTGGCCCTCAAGGAATGGATGGTCAAGAACAACGTGAAGGGCGAGCTGCGGGTCTACGGCACGCCCGCCGAGGAAGGCGGCTCGGGCAAGGTCTATTTCGTCCGCGACGGCCTGTTCAACGACGTTGACGTCACGCTGCACTGGCACCCGGCCAACGCCAACAGCGCCGTCCAAGGCGTCTCCATGGCCAATATCAGCGGCAAGTTCCGCTTCCGGGGCGTCTCGGCCCACGCCGCCGGCGCGCCCGAGAAGGGCCGCTCGGCCCTCGATGGCGTCGAGGTCATGGACGTGGCCGCCAACTTCCTGCGCGAGCACACGCCCGACAAGACCCGGATCCACTATGTGATCACCTCGGGCGGTTCGGCGCCGAACGTCGTCCCGGACTTCGCCGAGGTCTACTACTACGTCCGCCACCCCGACCCCGCGGTCGTCAAGGACGTCTGGGCGCGTGTCGAGAAGGCCGCCGAGGGCGCGGCCCTGGCGACCGGCACCACTGTCGAGAAGGAGATCACCGGCGGCGTCTACGCCTTGCTGCCGAACGACACCCTCGGTCGCGTGATGGACGCCAACCTGCGCAAGGTCGGTGGCATTACCTGGACGCCCGAAGAAATCGCCTTCGCCAAGACGCTGCAGACCTCTCTGGTCAATCCGCCTTCGATCGACACGGTCAAGACGATCGAGCCCTACAAGGTCGAGCTGGAAGGCGGCGGCGGCTCGACCGACGTCTCCGACATCAGCTGGGTGACGCCCACCGTCGGTCTTGGGACCGCGCCACCTTCGTGCCGGGCTCGGCGGGCCATAGCTGGCAGAACGTCGCCGCCGCCGGCGCGTCGATCGGCGTCAAGGGCGCGGTCAACGCCGCCAAGACCCTGGCCCTGACCGGCGCGGACCTCTTCGCCAACCCCGATATCGTCAAGAAGGCCAAGGCCGAGCTCGATCAGCGTCGCGGCCCTAACTTCACCTACAAGGCCATGCTGGGTGATCGCCCGCCGGCCCTGGACTATCGCAAGCCGGCCAACGCCGGCGCCCGCGAATAACGATCGCGTCCCCTTAGCGATCGTCAGCGGCCGGCGCCGTCTCCCCCCACCGGGCGCCGGCCGCGCCTTTCTACATCGTCTCTGGAGTTTGGCGTGGTCGAGACCATCACCATCACCCGCGAGCGCTTCGAAAGCCTGAAAGGCGGCCTGCCGGCCGTCACCCGCGAGCACCTGTTCAGCGTCTACGGCATCAGCGAGACCACCTGGAACAAGCTGCGCAAAGGCGAGCCGATCAAGCTCGGCACCTGGGAGCGCATCCAGGCTCGCATCGCGCGGAGCCGCGCCCAACCGGTTGGTTGCGTCTAACAGACACCCTGGCGTTCCGGCCGCGTTGCTGAACACGAACGGGCGGACCTTGAGCTCGCCCGGAGGGCTGACCGCGCGCGATTGTCACAAAGTCGTGCTAGGCGCCGAGACATGTCGCGTCGGCCCTTGTTTCCCGCCGCCCCGCTTGGGCCAGGAGCGCTTCGATGAGCGACCTGGTCAGCTTGCGCGCGCAGCGGCGCGATCTCTATCAATTCATCGTTCGACGGACGCGCGATCCCGCGACCGCCGAGGACCTGGTGCAGGAGACGTTTGAGCGTCTCCTGGCCTATGAGCAGGCGCGCACCATCGTTGACCGCGCCGCGCTGGGCTATCGCATCGCGCTGAACCTGGTCCGCGACCACTTCCGACGCGCCAGCCGTCGGCCCGCCCAGGCGCTGGACGACGACATTCCCTGCCAAGCCCCCGCGCCGGAGCAGATCCTGATGCATCGCCAGAAGGTCGAGGTCTTCGGCAAGGCGCTGGACGCCATGCCGCCACTGCGTCGTGACGTCTTCATCCGCCGTCGGCTGCACGGCCACACGCCGCGCCAGATCGCCCAGGATCTGAGCCTCAGCGAGGCGGCGGTCGAAAAGCACGTGGCGCGGGCGCTGGAGCAACTGCATCGTGAGATCGCTCGGGCCGAGCGCCGCGCCGGAGGTCGCCCATGAGCCGCGCCCGTCAGCAGGCCGCCCTGTGGGCCGCCCGGCGGCTGGACGCCGAGGCGCGCGACGAAGCGGGTTTCGAGGCCTGGAAGTCAGCCGATCCCGCGCACGCCCAGGCCTTCGACGAGGTCTGGCGCGCCAGCCAGGATCCGGCCCTGGCCGAGGCGATGCGGCTGAGCCAGCAGAAGCGCGCCGTCCCGCGCCGCGCGGGTCCGCTGACCGCGCTGGCTGGCGGCCTCGTGGCGTGCGCGCTCGCGATCGTGGCCATCTGGCCGCAAGCGCAGCTGATGACCGTCGACCCCTTGGTGCTGCAAACCGCGCCGGGCCAGCATCGGGTCGCCACTCTCGCCGATGGCACACAGGTCACGCTGGACGGCGCCACCCGCCTGGAGGTGCGCCTGGGCGCCTGGCGACGGCAGGTCGAGCTGGTGCGCGGCGAGGCCTTCTTCGACGTCGCCCACGACGCCGGACGGCCGTTCACGGTCAAGGCGCCGGAGGGATCGGCCCGCGTGCTGGGCACAGCCTTCGACCTCGAGCGCGGCGACGGGCGTCTGGAGCTTTCGGTGCGTCGAGGACGCGTCCGGCTGGCGCCGGCGGGCCTGATCCATCGCACCGCCGAGCTGACCATGGGCCAGCGCGCCTTCGCCAAGGAGGGGCGGCTGTCGGCGGTCCGCGCCTTCGATCTCCATGCCGACGACTGGCGCTCGGGCTGGCTGGAGACGGACGGCATAACCCTGGCGCGACTGGTCGAGCGCCTGAACCGCGCCTCGGCCACGCCGATCACCATCGCCGATCCGGCGCTGGGGCGCCAACGGGTGGCGGGCCGCTTCCGGCTGGACGAGCCGCAGGCGCTGGTGCTGAACCTTGCGCTGATGCACGGCTTCACCGTTCGTCAGACGCCGGACGGTCTGGCCTTGTCTCGCTGAGCGTGTCGCGGAAACTTCATAAAAATCCCTGTCCGGGTTCCGCGACCCCCAGCGTCTTCCCCGGCGAACCGGCGTTGAGCGCCGCGCGAAATCGGGGATGACGACATGATTGCGAAGACCTGGATCTGGTTGGGCTCCGTCTCGACCGCCACGCTGCTGGCGGCGAGTTCGGCCGTGGCCGCGCCGCCCGAGAAGCCGACCCTGGTCATTCCGGCCGGCGATCTGGCCTCGGCTCTGCCGAGCTTCTCGCGAGCCACGGGGCTGCAGGTCCTGGCCGACCCGGTCCTGCTGAACGGTAAGCACACCGAGGGCGTGCGTGGCCAGTTCGACGCCGAGCGCGGTCTGGCCGAGCTGCTGCGGGGCACTGGGCTGACCTTCGTGCGCAACGGCGGGGCGGCGATCCTGCGCCCGGTCGCCCAGCGCGTCTCCACCGCGCCGTCGCCCGTCGCCGCGCCGCTCGCGCGCGCCGAGGCCGAGCCGGCCCAGGCCGAGGAACCGGCCACGGTGGAGGAACTGGTCGTCACCGGCGGCTTCGCCAACTCGCTGGCCCGCGCCCTTTCGGAGAAGCGCCGGGCCGCGAACGTCGTCGACGCCATCTCCGCCGAGGACATCGGCAAGTTCCCGTCCAACAACATCGCCGAGGCGCTGCAGCGCGTGCCGGGCGTGGCCATCACCCGCGACCGCGGCGAGGGGCTGTTCGTTCGCGTCCGGGGCCTGGGCCCCAACTTCCAGATCGTCACCCTGAACGGCCGTAGCGCCGCGGTGAACGAGAACATGCGCGATAGCGGTCAAAGCGGCCGCCAATTCCGCTTCGACACCTTGCCGTCCGAACTGGTGGCCGGGGTCGAGGTGGGCAAGACGCCGTTGGCCTCGCTGGACGAGGGGGCGATCGGCGGCATCGTCGACATCAAGACGTTCCGCCCATTGGACCTGGGCCGCACCACCCTGGCGCTGTCGGCCACCGCCAGCCGTCCGGAACTGGCGGGCAAGACCGATCCGCGGCTGTCGGGACTGGCCAGTTGGACCAACGCCGCCGGCACGTTCGGCGTCCTGGCGGCCGCGGTGTACGACCAGCGCACGCTGCGCCAGGATCGCATCACCGGCGTGGGCTGGAGCTATCCGAACGCCACCACGGCCCTGGGAAGGAGCCTGATCGCCCAGGGCGTGAACCTTTACGCGACCAACATCCGGCCCACGCTGGAGCGCGAGGACCGCGAACGCAAAGGCGTGGTCCTGTCGGCTCAGTACCGTCCCAGCGACGCCACGGAAATCACGCTGGACGCCAGCTACACCAAGCTGGACGACCACTATGACGAGTTGACCTATTCGGTCGACCCGGACCTCTCGACCCTGGTCGCTGGCTCGGCCGTGATCAAGAACGGCGTCATGACGGGCGGTACGGCGAACACCAACAGCCAGATCGGCCGCGAAGTCAGCGACCTGGCGCACGACAACATGATGATCGCCGGCAAGATCCGACAGACTCTGGAAGACTGGACGATCACGGCCGATCTGGCCTACGCGCGGGCCTATTCGGAGACCTCCAAGCCGATCACCCGCACCCGCCTGCAGGGCGCGATGGGCCGGACGACCTTCAACCTGCCCCAGGCCGGTGACGCGCTGCCCGACGTCACGCTGCTGACCGGCGATCTCAACAACCCGTCCTTGCTGCCGTTCCGCCGTATCGAGTGGCGGGTCAACAACGCCACGGACGACGAGACCGCCCTGCAGTTCGACGCCGAACGGCCGGTGAGCCTGGGTCCTGTCAGCCGCCTCCAGTTTGGCGTGAAGTTCCGCGAGCGCTCGCGGTCCTATAATCGCGCCGACATCAATTACACGACCAATCTGGCCGGCAAGTTCTTCGGCGCGGACTATTTCGACTCCTTCCCGGTGAGCGACTTCCTCGGTGGGACCGATGGCGGCGTGCCCTCGACCTGGGCCATGCCGGATCCGGCCGCCTTCTGGGCTCTGCGCGACCCGAACCAAAAGGGCACGGCGCGCGCCGACCAGCGCAACTCGTATCGCGTGTCCGAGAAGATCGCGGCGGGCTACGCCCTCGGCGATATCGATACGAGCCTGTTTGGCGCGCCGCTGCGCGGCCAGGTCGGCGCGCGGGTGGCCCAGACCAAGCAGGTCTCGTCCGGCCACGCCGACAATGGCTCGGCGGCGCTGCCCGTCCGCTTCGAGAAGACCTACACGGACATCCTGCCGACGGCCAATTTCGCGCTCGAGCTGACGGACACGCTGCAGGCCCGTGTGGCCGCCGCCAAGGTGATCACTCGGCCGTCGCTGGCCGACTTGGCGCCGCGCCTGACCCTGAATTCCGGGACCCTGCTGACGGCCGTGGGCGGCAATCCGCTGCTGAAGCCGTTCGAGGCCTGGCAGTACGACGCGACCCTGGAATGGTACTTCGCCCCGGGCAGCGCGCTCATCGGCGGGGCCTTCTACAAGGACATCACGACCTTCGTTTACAGCCAGAACACCAACATCGTCGTCGACGGTCAGACCTATGTGCTGACCTCGCCGACGAACGGCGGCAAGGCGACGATCAAGGGCGTCGAGCTGGCCTACCAGCACCTGTTCAAGCGCCTGCCGGCCCCGTTCGACGGGCTCGGCTTCCTGGCCAACTACACCTACACCGACACCGAAGCGACCTACTCGCCGACCTTGAAGGACGAGATGGTCAATGTCGCCAAGAACAGCTTCAACCTGACCGGCTTCTACGAAAAGGACCGCTTCGCCGCGCGCGCCAGCTACAGCTGGGTCGACGACGTCCTGCAGGATGTCGGCGGCGCGGGCCTGTCGGCTCTGAACGACAAGGCGTTCGGCTCGCTGGACGCCAGCGTCAGCTACAAGATCACCCCGCAGATCACGGCCGCGATCGAGGGGCAGAACCTGACGAAAGCCTCGCAGTGGCAGTTCATCAAGGGCGGGTGGTTCGGCGGCTACACCAACTACGGCCGCACGGTGAGCTTCGGTCTGCGGGCCAAGTTCTAACGCGGCCCGTCTTTGGAGACGGACGGCCCGCGTCGCGTGACGCGGGCCGTTTTGGCTTTCCGCCACCGCCTGTGGGAAACGTCACACCGCTCGGCTAGGAAGTCCCGATGCGCACGCTCTCGCCTCATCGCCGTCTTATGGGCTCCACCGCCGTCCTGGCGCTCGCCCTGTGTCTCGTCCCGGGAGGCTGGACCGCGGCGTCCGCTCACCCCGGGCACGCCGTTCAGCCGGTCGCGCCGGCCAAACGCGTCGTCCGGCCCGTCAAGCCTTCGGAGCGTCGCTGGCTGGCCGGCGACCACCACGTCCACAGCTGGTTCAGCGTCTCGGTGAAGCCCGCCGCCGACCCGTCGCAGCCGCCGATCCTGATCAAGGCGGGCGACGCCAGCAACCCGATCACCACCAACGCCCGCATGGCCGCCAAGCACGGCCTCTCGTGGATAGTCGCCACCGACCACGGCGGCCCCAACCATTCCAAGCTCAATCGCGACGAGGCCTATCCCGAGCTGCTGCGCGCGCGGCGCGAGACGCCCGGCGTGCTGCAATTCTGGGGCATGGAGCTGGATACGCCGGCGGCCGAGCATTCCAGCCTGATCCTGCCGCGCACGGACTCTGAGCGGGACGCGCTGTTCGCGGTCGAGAGCCGCTATAATCGACGCGAGCCATGGCCCGCGGATCCCGCGCGCGACCAGGAGGGCTTCATGCTGGACGCCCTGCGTCACATGAAGGCGCTGCCCCGGCCGCCGGTCGTGATCGCCAACCATCCGTCCCGGTCCGCCACCGGCGTGGGTCGCTATGGTCTGGTGTCGCCGTCAGAGCTGCGCAACTGGAACGACACCGCCCCCGACGTCGCCGTCGGCATGGAGGGCGCGCCCGGACACCAGGCCTCCAGCTTGAATCCGGACGGGTCGCTGAAGCCCAAGGGCGACCGCGGCGGTTACTCGCGCGCGCCGACCATGGGCGGCTTCGACCAGATGACCGCCAGGCTGGGCGGCTTCTGGGACGCCATGCTGGGCGAGGGGCGTCGCTGGTGGGTCACATCGACCTCGGACTCGCATCGCCACTACACCGACGGCGGCGACGACTTCTGGCCTGGCGAATACTCCAAGACCTATGTGAAGGCCGCTCACACCTATGACGATGTGCTGGACGGTCTGCGCAATGGCCGCATCTTCGTGACGCTGGGCGACTTGGTCTCAGAGGTCGATGTCACCGCGACGATCGCCGGCGCCAAGGCCGAGATCGGCGGCCGCCTGGAGGTTCCGGCGGGGTCTGATGTCACGGTCGTCATCCGCGTGCGCGATCCGGCGGGCAAGAACTTCGGCGGCTTTTCGCCCAGCGTCGCCCGGATCGATCTGATCCAGGGCGACATCGCCGGACCGGCCGCCGACCGCGCGCTCGACGCCAACCCCTCGACCCGGGTCGTGCGCGCCTTCACCCCGACCTCCTGGGCGCGCGAGGGCGAGGTGTTGTCGATGGTCCACGTGATCAAGGACGTCCGCGGCCCGACCTACATCCGCGTGCGCGGCACGAATGGCGCGGAGGGCGAGCCGCTGCCCGATCCGCTGGGCGAGGACCCCTGGTCCGACCTGTGGTTCTACGCCAACCCGATCTTCATCACCGTGAAGTCGTAGCCAGAGCGCGCCTCGCGCAGGCCTCCGACCGCCCGCGATATCGTGATTGTTTGACGGAAAATTCGCGGCCGTGCATCGGTGTGTGTGACGACCAGAAGAACAAGGGCGGGGAACGTTGTCGGAAGGACGCGCGCGCGTCGTGGCTTGGCTGGGGCGGGAGATCCTGCCCCATGAAGCCGCCGTGCGCGCCTGGTTGCGGCGCTCGTTCGCCGGCGCCGGGGACGTCGACGACATCATCCAGGAGACGTATTGCCGCTTGGCCGCCCTGACCAACATCGACCACATCGACCAGCCACGCGGCTATTTCTTTCAGGCCGCGCGTAGCGTCGCGCTGGAGCAGATCCGTCGCGCCCGCGTGGTGCGGATCGAGACGGTCAGCGAGATCGAGGCGCTCGACCTAGCTCTGGAGGATCCCTCGGCTGAACGCATCGTCTCGGGGCGGCGCGAACTTGAGCGGGTGAGGGGGCTGATCGCGGATCTGCCCGAGCGCTGCCGCCGCATCTTCGAGATGCGCAAGATCGAAGGCGTGCCCCAGCGCGAGATCGCCCGACGCCTGGGCGTCACGGAGCACGTCGTCGAGAACGAGGCGGTGAGGGGGCTGCGGGCCATCCTCGCGGCGATGACCGAGCAGGACGCGCCATCGCGCGCCAAGGGGTCGAAAGAGCAGGGAGCGAGAGGAAAGACCGATGGTCGAACGCGAAAGCGCCGCTGACATCGAGGCGGACGCCGCCCGATGGGTGGTTCGCCTCGACCGTGACGGCAAGAACCCTGACCTACGCTCCGACCTGGAGGCCTGGCTCGCGGCCGATCGCCGGCGCGTGGGCGCCTATGCCAGGGCCGAGGCCGCCTGGACGCATATGGACCGCGCCAGCGTGCTGGCGGTCGAGACGCGATCGCCCGAGGTCGGCGCCTCTCCGGTTCGCCGCCGAAGGGTGATCGCGGGCCTTGGCGCCCTGGCCGCCGGTCTGACCGCCGCCTTTGTCGCGCCGCGCCTGCTGGCCCGCCGCTATGACACGGCCTTGGGCGAGATCCGGCGTGTGCCGATGTCCGACGGCTCCGTCGCGGCGATCAACACCGACTCCACGCTAGAGATCGCCATGCGGCCGAACCTGCGGGCGGTGAAGCTTGAGCGGGGCGAGGCTTGGTTCGCCGTGGCCAAGGATCC encodes:
- a CDS encoding amidohydrolase translates to MKISALKLALLSATMATGLLAPQAFAKPITDADRAQILKAVEADAPQIRDAALKIWSFAEVGYQETKSTALLQGQLKAAGFDIKAGVAGEPTAFIASFKNGVGPVVAILAEFDALPGLAQTADPVKTPIPGQIAGHGCGHNLFGAASVGAAVALKEWMVKNNVKGELRVYGTPAEEGGSGKVYFVRDGLFNDVDVTLHWHPANANSAVQGVSMANISGKFRFRGVSAHAAGAPEKGRSALDGVEVMDVAANFLREHTPDKTRIHYVITSGGSAPNVVPDFAEVYYYVRHPDPAVVKDVWARVEKAAEGAALATGTTVEKEITGGVYALLPNDTLGRVMDANLRKVGGITWTPEEIAFAKTLQTSLVNPPSIDTVKTIEPYKVELEGGGGSTDVSDISWVTPTVGLGTAPPSCRARRAIAGRTSPPPARRSASRARSTPPRPWP
- a CDS encoding RNA polymerase sigma factor — its product is MSDLVSLRAQRRDLYQFIVRRTRDPATAEDLVQETFERLLAYEQARTIVDRAALGYRIALNLVRDHFRRASRRPAQALDDDIPCQAPAPEQILMHRQKVEVFGKALDAMPPLRRDVFIRRRLHGHTPRQIAQDLSLSEAAVEKHVARALEQLHREIARAERRAGGRP
- a CDS encoding FecR family protein gives rise to the protein MSRARQQAALWAARRLDAEARDEAGFEAWKSADPAHAQAFDEVWRASQDPALAEAMRLSQQKRAVPRRAGPLTALAGGLVACALAIVAIWPQAQLMTVDPLVLQTAPGQHRVATLADGTQVTLDGATRLEVRLGAWRRQVELVRGEAFFDVAHDAGRPFTVKAPEGSARVLGTAFDLERGDGRLELSVRRGRVRLAPAGLIHRTAELTMGQRAFAKEGRLSAVRAFDLHADDWRSGWLETDGITLARLVERLNRASATPITIADPALGRQRVAGRFRLDEPQALVLNLALMHGFTVRQTPDGLALSR
- a CDS encoding TonB-dependent receptor, whose translation is MIAKTWIWLGSVSTATLLAASSAVAAPPEKPTLVIPAGDLASALPSFSRATGLQVLADPVLLNGKHTEGVRGQFDAERGLAELLRGTGLTFVRNGGAAILRPVAQRVSTAPSPVAAPLARAEAEPAQAEEPATVEELVVTGGFANSLARALSEKRRAANVVDAISAEDIGKFPSNNIAEALQRVPGVAITRDRGEGLFVRVRGLGPNFQIVTLNGRSAAVNENMRDSGQSGRQFRFDTLPSELVAGVEVGKTPLASLDEGAIGGIVDIKTFRPLDLGRTTLALSATASRPELAGKTDPRLSGLASWTNAAGTFGVLAAAVYDQRTLRQDRITGVGWSYPNATTALGRSLIAQGVNLYATNIRPTLEREDRERKGVVLSAQYRPSDATEITLDASYTKLDDHYDELTYSVDPDLSTLVAGSAVIKNGVMTGGTANTNSQIGREVSDLAHDNMMIAGKIRQTLEDWTITADLAYARAYSETSKPITRTRLQGAMGRTTFNLPQAGDALPDVTLLTGDLNNPSLLPFRRIEWRVNNATDDETALQFDAERPVSLGPVSRLQFGVKFRERSRSYNRADINYTTNLAGKFFGADYFDSFPVSDFLGGTDGGVPSTWAMPDPAAFWALRDPNQKGTARADQRNSYRVSEKIAAGYALGDIDTSLFGAPLRGQVGARVAQTKQVSSGHADNGSAALPVRFEKTYTDILPTANFALELTDTLQARVAAAKVITRPSLADLAPRLTLNSGTLLTAVGGNPLLKPFEAWQYDATLEWYFAPGSALIGGAFYKDITTFVYSQNTNIVVDGQTYVLTSPTNGGKATIKGVELAYQHLFKRLPAPFDGLGFLANYTYTDTEATYSPTLKDEMVNVAKNSFNLTGFYEKDRFAARASYSWVDDVLQDVGGAGLSALNDKAFGSLDASVSYKITPQITAAIEGQNLTKASQWQFIKGGWFGGYTNYGRTVSFGLRAKF
- a CDS encoding CehA/McbA family metallohydrolase domain-containing protein; translated protein: MRTLSPHRRLMGSTAVLALALCLVPGGWTAASAHPGHAVQPVAPAKRVVRPVKPSERRWLAGDHHVHSWFSVSVKPAADPSQPPILIKAGDASNPITTNARMAAKHGLSWIVATDHGGPNHSKLNRDEAYPELLRARRETPGVLQFWGMELDTPAAEHSSLILPRTDSERDALFAVESRYNRREPWPADPARDQEGFMLDALRHMKALPRPPVVIANHPSRSATGVGRYGLVSPSELRNWNDTAPDVAVGMEGAPGHQASSLNPDGSLKPKGDRGGYSRAPTMGGFDQMTARLGGFWDAMLGEGRRWWVTSTSDSHRHYTDGGDDFWPGEYSKTYVKAAHTYDDVLDGLRNGRIFVTLGDLVSEVDVTATIAGAKAEIGGRLEVPAGSDVTVVIRVRDPAGKNFGGFSPSVARIDLIQGDIAGPAADRALDANPSTRVVRAFTPTSWAREGEVLSMVHVIKDVRGPTYIRVRGTNGAEGEPLPDPLGEDPWSDLWFYANPIFITVKS
- a CDS encoding RNA polymerase sigma factor produces the protein MSEGRARVVAWLGREILPHEAAVRAWLRRSFAGAGDVDDIIQETYCRLAALTNIDHIDQPRGYFFQAARSVALEQIRRARVVRIETVSEIEALDLALEDPSAERIVSGRRELERVRGLIADLPERCRRIFEMRKIEGVPQREIARRLGVTEHVVENEAVRGLRAILAAMTEQDAPSRAKGSKEQGARGKTDGRTRKRR
- a CDS encoding FecR family protein — encoded protein: MVERESAADIEADAARWVVRLDRDGKNPDLRSDLEAWLAADRRRVGAYARAEAAWTHMDRASVLAVETRSPEVGASPVRRRRVIAGLGALAAGLTAAFVAPRLLARRYDTALGEIRRVPMSDGSVAAINTDSTLEIAMRPNLRAVKLERGEAWFAVAKDPERPFVVESGPVRVRAVGTAFSVRKREGGSDVLVTEGVVEVWTKDGDIAPRRVAAGERMFAENDADALTSPKADADLGRQLAWRDGQIVLDGQTLAEAAAEFNRYNDRKIKVADPRLADERFVGWFRTNDPEGFAEAAATTFNGRVSLSDDTIVLRGG